A stretch of Kyrpidia spormannii DNA encodes these proteins:
- a CDS encoding AEC family transporter has protein sequence MSGYLNTMAEVSLPILLAVLGGAWLDRRRRLDTRSLAEVSLYLLAPSLVLFALPEGSGGGGEIGAIAAFTFLNTGLMWLVGEGAGLWLGLGRAGRSALSMTSVFGNSNNYGLPVVLLAYGTAGFSRAAVYVVGQILLMYTLGIYLASRATAGGKGAWQAVFRMPVLYAALVGGAVAFLGLGWPKGLNEALHLLGNAYPAVVLLILGVQLGRANWRGIGGKELWAAILIRLLGAPAVAFFCLWILHIQGLLASVLFVEASMPAAVNTAVLVEQFGGDRELVAKTVAVTTAASFVLLPLFVVIGRAL, from the coding sequence ATGTCAGGTTACCTCAATACCATGGCGGAGGTGTCGCTGCCGATTCTCTTGGCAGTACTGGGCGGGGCGTGGTTGGATCGACGCCGGCGTTTGGATACCCGGTCCTTGGCGGAAGTCAGTCTGTATCTTTTGGCACCGAGCCTGGTGTTGTTCGCCCTCCCGGAAGGGTCGGGGGGCGGCGGGGAGATCGGGGCGATCGCCGCTTTCACGTTCTTGAACACCGGGCTGATGTGGTTGGTGGGGGAGGGGGCGGGGCTGTGGCTCGGCCTGGGCCGGGCAGGGAGATCGGCGCTGTCGATGACGAGTGTTTTTGGGAATTCAAACAACTACGGGTTGCCGGTGGTGCTTCTCGCCTATGGGACGGCAGGGTTTTCCCGGGCGGCGGTTTATGTGGTGGGGCAGATTCTGCTCATGTACACCTTGGGGATTTATCTGGCCAGCCGGGCGACGGCCGGCGGGAAGGGGGCCTGGCAGGCGGTGTTCCGCATGCCGGTGTTGTACGCGGCGCTGGTGGGCGGCGCTGTAGCTTTTCTCGGCTTGGGGTGGCCCAAGGGTCTGAATGAAGCCCTTCACCTGCTCGGGAACGCCTACCCCGCCGTGGTGCTGTTGATTCTCGGGGTGCAATTGGGTCGGGCGAACTGGCGGGGGATCGGGGGGAAAGAGTTGTGGGCGGCGATTCTCATTCGCTTGCTCGGCGCCCCGGCGGTTGCTTTTTTTTGTTTGTGGATATTGCACATCCAAGGGCTGCTCGCGTCGGTGCTCTTCGTGGAGGCCAGCATGCCGGCGGCAGTGAACACCGCAGTTTTGGTGGAGCAGTTCGGGGGTGACCGGGAATTGGTGGCGAAGACGGTGGCCGTCACCACCGCCGCCAGCTTTGTATTACTCCCTCTTTTTGTGGTGATCGGCCGGGCCCTTTAA
- the tkt gene encoding transketolase yields MNAKGNEGSASGIEQLAVNTIRTLAIDAVERANSGHPGMPMGAAPMAFVLWTRFLRHNPDDPRWPDRDRFVLSAGHGSMLLYSLLHLSGYDLTLEDLKQFRQWGSRTPGHPEYGVTPGVEVTTGPLGQGLATAVGMAMAERFLAARFNRPEHQVVDHYTYVLCGDGDLMEGVSAEAASLAGHLKLGKLIVLYDSNDISLDGETSFAFTEDVRGRFAAYGWQVLRVEDGNDLVQVAQAIATAREEDSRPSLIEVKTTIGYGSPEKAGSAKAHGSPLGAQEAAGAKRAYGWPEDAQFWVPGEVREYFSRVKEKGAAAQRRWLERLDGYRKAYPELAREFEKALAGDLPEGWDRDLPVFRPEEGPLATRQASGKAIQALAGQIPFFLGGSADLASSNETAIQGEGAFQPGRYDGRNLWFGVREHAMGAALNGMALHGGLRVYGGTFLVFSDYMRPAIRLAALMEQPVVYVFTHDSIAVGEDGPTHQPIEHIPALRLIPGLRVYRPADANETVAAWRDVLARPEGPAALVLTRQKLPVLPETGRLAPEGVARGGYVLADAERPQAIIIATGSEVSLAMDAKKRLDADGIPVRVVSMPCRELFERQPAGYRDTVLPPSIKARVAVEMAHPMGWDRYVGDRGRAIGIDHFGASAPGARVQQEFGFTVDRVCEVVREVLEG; encoded by the coding sequence GTGAACGCAAAAGGAAATGAAGGAAGCGCAAGTGGAATTGAGCAATTGGCTGTCAACACCATTCGCACCCTGGCCATCGACGCCGTGGAGCGGGCGAACTCCGGTCACCCCGGCATGCCCATGGGAGCTGCGCCGATGGCCTTTGTGCTGTGGACGCGTTTTCTGCGCCACAACCCGGACGATCCCCGGTGGCCCGACCGGGACCGATTCGTGCTTTCGGCCGGACATGGATCGATGCTATTATACAGCCTGTTGCATCTTTCGGGATATGATCTCACGTTGGAGGATCTGAAGCAGTTTCGACAATGGGGCAGTCGGACTCCCGGACACCCGGAGTACGGTGTGACTCCCGGGGTGGAGGTGACCACCGGCCCTTTGGGCCAGGGTCTGGCCACTGCGGTGGGCATGGCCATGGCCGAACGATTCTTGGCCGCGCGGTTCAACCGTCCCGAGCATCAGGTGGTGGACCACTACACCTATGTGTTGTGTGGGGACGGGGATCTCATGGAAGGGGTGTCGGCGGAGGCGGCCTCCTTGGCCGGACACCTCAAGCTCGGAAAATTGATCGTCCTGTACGACTCCAATGACATCTCACTGGACGGGGAGACGAGCTTCGCCTTCACCGAAGATGTGAGGGGACGCTTTGCGGCCTATGGGTGGCAGGTCCTTCGGGTGGAGGATGGGAATGATTTGGTGCAGGTGGCTCAGGCAATCGCGACCGCCCGGGAGGAGGACAGCCGTCCCAGTTTGATTGAGGTGAAGACCACCATCGGCTACGGCAGTCCGGAGAAGGCGGGCTCGGCCAAAGCCCACGGGTCGCCCTTGGGAGCCCAGGAGGCTGCAGGGGCAAAACGGGCCTACGGCTGGCCTGAGGACGCCCAATTCTGGGTGCCTGGGGAAGTCCGGGAGTATTTTTCCAGGGTGAAGGAGAAGGGTGCGGCGGCCCAGCGGCGGTGGCTGGAAAGACTGGATGGGTACCGCAAGGCGTATCCCGAACTGGCCCGGGAGTTCGAGAAGGCCCTGGCCGGGGATCTGCCCGAAGGTTGGGATCGGGATCTTCCGGTGTTTCGGCCAGAAGAGGGGCCGCTGGCGACCCGGCAGGCCTCGGGCAAGGCCATTCAAGCCTTGGCAGGCCAGATCCCCTTTTTCCTCGGAGGGTCTGCGGATCTTGCGTCGTCTAACGAAACGGCGATTCAGGGGGAAGGGGCTTTTCAACCCGGCCGGTACGACGGGCGGAATCTCTGGTTTGGGGTGCGGGAGCACGCCATGGGGGCAGCGCTCAACGGGATGGCCCTGCACGGAGGTCTTCGGGTATACGGGGGCACGTTCCTGGTGTTTTCGGATTACATGCGACCGGCGATCCGATTGGCGGCGCTGATGGAGCAACCGGTGGTCTACGTGTTCACCCATGATTCCATCGCCGTGGGAGAGGATGGGCCGACCCATCAGCCCATCGAACACATCCCAGCCCTCCGGCTGATTCCCGGACTGCGGGTGTACCGGCCGGCGGACGCCAACGAGACGGTGGCCGCGTGGCGGGATGTATTGGCCCGGCCCGAGGGGCCGGCGGCCCTGGTGCTGACCCGGCAGAAGTTGCCGGTGCTGCCCGAGACCGGGCGTCTAGCTCCCGAGGGGGTGGCCCGGGGCGGGTATGTTCTCGCCGATGCCGAGAGGCCTCAGGCGATCATTATCGCCACAGGGTCGGAGGTGAGTTTGGCGATGGATGCAAAAAAACGGCTCGATGCCGACGGGATCCCCGTCCGGGTGGTGAGCATGCCCTGCCGGGAGTTGTTCGAACGTCAGCCCGCTGGATACAGAGACACCGTCCTTCCGCCCTCGATCAAGGCTCGGGTTGCCGTGGAGATGGCCCATCCCATGGGCTGGGACCGATATGTCGGCGACCGGGGCCGGGCGATCGGGATCGATCACTTTGGCGCCAGCGCTCCGGGAGCGCGAGTGCAACAGGAGTTCGGCTTTACTGTTGACCGGGTCTGCGAAGTGGTGCGGGAAGTGCTCGAGGGATAG
- the iadA gene encoding beta-aspartyl-peptidase, whose translation MSTSEASSKKHPHFTLLTGAEVYAPEPLGRRDVLLFGKSVAHIAEHIEPPSSLPTAVVDLSGLILFPGLIDQHVHIAGGGGEGGFQNRTPEVALSHLTTAGVTTVVGVLGTDGTTRTVSGLLAKARALEAEGISTYIYSGAYQVPTRTITDNPRSDIVLIDKVIGVGEIAISDQRSTHPTVHDLIYLASEARVGGMLAGKAGVVHLHIGDDPSGLKPLFEALDQSYLPPTQFTPTHLNRRPELLNDAVEFASRGGVVDITSGIRPEAHDKVSVKPSKAVAELLGEGVRIEQITMSSDSNGSSPIFDDKGHLVAMSIGSATTLWEEIRDMIEKEGLAPEQAVSLSTAHVARVLRLQGKGRIRPGYDADLIAVDSGLNIAHVFARGRQMVRNGQPIVWGTFERAGQGPPHGTPEAQPDIRRHHGESPIRRP comes from the coding sequence GTGAGCACTTCCGAAGCATCTTCCAAAAAACATCCACACTTCACTCTGTTGACGGGGGCCGAGGTGTACGCCCCGGAACCCCTCGGCCGCCGGGACGTGCTTCTTTTTGGCAAATCCGTGGCCCACATCGCCGAGCACATCGAGCCGCCCTCCAGTTTACCGACGGCGGTGGTGGACCTGTCGGGATTGATTTTGTTTCCCGGGTTAATCGACCAGCACGTCCACATCGCCGGCGGTGGAGGAGAAGGGGGTTTCCAAAACCGCACGCCGGAGGTGGCCCTCAGCCACCTGACCACCGCCGGAGTCACCACGGTGGTGGGCGTCCTCGGCACCGACGGCACCACCCGCACGGTCTCCGGGCTTTTGGCCAAAGCCCGGGCTTTGGAGGCGGAGGGCATCTCCACATATATTTATAGCGGCGCCTACCAGGTTCCCACCCGGACCATCACCGACAACCCCCGCTCGGACATCGTCCTCATCGACAAAGTGATCGGAGTGGGGGAAATCGCCATCTCCGACCAGCGGTCCACCCACCCCACGGTACACGATTTGATTTATCTCGCCAGTGAAGCCCGGGTCGGCGGCATGCTGGCCGGAAAAGCCGGGGTGGTCCACCTGCATATCGGCGACGACCCAAGCGGCCTGAAACCTCTGTTCGAAGCTTTGGATCAATCTTACCTTCCGCCCACCCAGTTTACCCCCACCCACCTCAATCGCCGGCCGGAGCTTTTGAACGACGCGGTCGAGTTCGCATCCCGGGGCGGAGTGGTGGACATCACGTCGGGGATCCGCCCCGAAGCCCACGACAAAGTTTCGGTCAAACCGAGTAAAGCCGTGGCGGAACTCCTGGGGGAGGGGGTACGCATCGAGCAGATCACCATGAGTTCAGACAGCAACGGCAGCTCCCCGATTTTCGACGACAAGGGCCACCTCGTGGCCATGTCCATCGGCTCGGCGACCACCTTGTGGGAGGAAATTCGGGACATGATCGAAAAAGAGGGCCTCGCTCCGGAGCAAGCCGTCTCCCTGTCCACCGCCCACGTGGCCCGGGTCCTCCGCCTTCAGGGCAAAGGGCGAATCCGCCCGGGGTACGACGCGGATTTGATCGCCGTGGATTCTGGCCTGAACATCGCTCATGTCTTTGCCCGGGGCCGCCAAATGGTCCGGAACGGCCAGCCCATCGTCTGGGGGACCTTCGAACGGGCGGGGCAAGGGCCGCCCCACGGAACCCCCGAAGCCCAGCCGGATATCCGGCGTCATCACGGAGAGAGCCCGATCAGGCGGCCCTGA
- a CDS encoding acyl-CoA synthetase, translated as MTETWVHRARRHTIGDTLRRSRMRHPDKPALKWRDEEVTYRELDERANRLANGLLAAGVKKGDRIAMLSKNCLDFAVVWFAVARAGAVFVPINFMLGAAEVRYILEHSQSAGFFVAPDLLETAEKAVEGLDFVRYRGLVDTPESRGPWRSVAEWSAGQPETEPDVDIDDGDVVNILYTSGTESRPKGAMLTHRSLIAEYVSGIIDCELTAEDRIIHALPLFHSAQFHVLLGPQIYLGAWGVIVEGPAPELVMETVSRERVTQLFCPPTVWISLLRHPKFDEYDLSSLQKCYYGAAIMPVEVLKELTRRLPGARFWNAYGQTEVAPLAMILRPEDQLRKPGAAGKPCINVESKIVDDEGREVPPGTVGEIVHRTPHAMIGYYNDPEKTAAAFENGWFHSGDLGVMDEEGYVTVVDRKKDMIKTGGENVASREVEEVIYQHPGVAEVAVIGVPHPYWIEAVTAVVVPKAGSQLTEEELITFCRERLAGFKVPKFVVITDALPKNPSGKILKRQLRDVYQHLGERPVS; from the coding sequence GTGACAGAAACCTGGGTGCATCGGGCGAGAAGGCACACCATCGGAGATACCCTTCGCCGGAGCCGAATGCGCCATCCGGACAAACCGGCGCTCAAATGGAGAGACGAGGAGGTCACTTACAGGGAGTTGGACGAGCGGGCCAACCGGCTGGCCAACGGGCTTTTGGCCGCCGGGGTCAAAAAAGGCGACCGGATCGCCATGCTTTCGAAAAACTGTCTCGATTTTGCCGTGGTGTGGTTTGCCGTAGCCCGGGCCGGGGCGGTGTTTGTGCCCATCAATTTTATGCTGGGTGCCGCAGAAGTTCGATATATTCTCGAGCATAGCCAATCGGCGGGATTTTTTGTCGCTCCTGACCTGTTAGAAACTGCGGAAAAAGCGGTGGAAGGGCTGGATTTCGTCCGGTACCGGGGGCTGGTGGACACTCCGGAATCCCGGGGCCCGTGGCGGTCTGTGGCCGAGTGGTCTGCCGGCCAGCCGGAGACGGAGCCCGATGTGGATATCGACGACGGGGATGTGGTGAACATCCTGTATACCAGCGGCACCGAGTCCCGGCCCAAAGGGGCCATGCTCACCCACCGCAGCCTGATTGCCGAGTACGTGAGCGGCATAATTGACTGCGAGTTGACGGCGGAAGATCGGATCATCCACGCCCTGCCCCTTTTTCACAGCGCTCAATTTCACGTCCTGCTTGGCCCGCAGATTTATCTCGGCGCTTGGGGGGTGATCGTCGAGGGTCCGGCGCCGGAGTTGGTGATGGAAACGGTCAGCCGGGAACGAGTGACCCAGTTGTTTTGCCCGCCGACGGTCTGGATTTCTCTTTTGCGGCATCCGAAGTTCGACGAGTACGATCTGTCCTCTCTGCAAAAATGTTACTACGGCGCGGCGATTATGCCGGTGGAGGTCCTGAAGGAACTCACCCGCCGGCTGCCGGGTGCTCGGTTCTGGAACGCCTACGGTCAGACGGAGGTGGCGCCCCTGGCGATGATCCTGCGCCCGGAGGATCAGCTTCGTAAACCCGGGGCGGCGGGGAAGCCGTGCATCAACGTGGAGAGCAAGATCGTGGACGACGAGGGCCGGGAAGTGCCTCCGGGGACGGTGGGAGAGATCGTCCACCGGACGCCCCACGCCATGATCGGGTACTACAACGATCCGGAAAAGACGGCGGCGGCCTTTGAGAACGGGTGGTTCCACAGCGGCGACCTCGGCGTGATGGACGAAGAAGGGTATGTCACCGTGGTGGACCGCAAGAAGGACATGATCAAGACCGGCGGGGAGAACGTGGCGAGCCGGGAAGTGGAAGAAGTGATCTACCAACACCCGGGGGTGGCGGAGGTGGCGGTGATCGGGGTGCCCCATCCGTACTGGATCGAGGCGGTCACGGCCGTGGTGGTCCCGAAAGCCGGATCCCAGCTCACGGAAGAGGAGCTAATCACTTTCTGCCGGGAACGCCTGGCGGGATTCAAGGTGCCGAAATTCGTCGTCATCACCGACGCATTGCCTAAAAATCCCAGCGGGAAGATTTTGAAGCGGCAATTGCGGGATGTTTATCAACACCTCGGCGAGCGGCCGGTATCCTGA
- a CDS encoding RraA family protein has translation MSSSHLDSLITQFAELPTTCISDALAGLTNLDPAIKPLKKEWTVCGRAYPVKLRAADNLKLLQGIRDAQPGDVLIADAKGYLYNAVAGDFVIGLMKTLGLAGFVVDGAVRDVSGIQELDFPVFCRGTTVAAGGKSGAGEAGVPISCAGVTVHPGDIVVGDADGVVVVPAHQAEEVLAKAREKLEKDREREEGVLGNPDAARAYLDRVLGRG, from the coding sequence ATGAGCTCATCTCACCTTGATTCCCTCATCACCCAATTCGCAGAATTGCCGACGACTTGCATCTCCGATGCTTTGGCAGGGCTGACCAACCTCGACCCCGCCATCAAACCGTTGAAGAAAGAATGGACGGTCTGCGGCCGGGCCTATCCGGTGAAACTCCGGGCTGCAGACAACCTGAAGCTCCTGCAGGGCATCCGGGACGCCCAGCCGGGCGACGTGCTCATCGCCGATGCCAAGGGGTATCTGTATAACGCCGTCGCCGGGGATTTTGTCATCGGCCTCATGAAAACCCTGGGTCTCGCCGGGTTTGTGGTGGACGGCGCCGTTCGAGACGTCTCGGGTATTCAAGAGCTCGATTTTCCCGTTTTCTGCCGGGGCACCACCGTGGCGGCCGGCGGCAAATCGGGGGCGGGGGAGGCCGGGGTACCCATCTCCTGCGCCGGGGTCACGGTGCACCCGGGGGATATCGTCGTGGGAGACGCGGACGGCGTGGTGGTCGTCCCCGCCCATCAAGCGGAAGAGGTTCTCGCCAAGGCCAGGGAGAAACTTGAAAAAGACCGCGAGAGGGAAGAGGGCGTCCTCGGCAACCCCGATGCCGCCCGGGCTTATCTCGACCGGGTATTGGGGAGGGGCTGA
- a CDS encoding globin domain-containing protein has translation MLQPFAPDQTPYELIGGAETVQRLVNAFYKRVGQHPDLKPIFPEDLTPVARRQYKFLTQFFGGPPLYSQEYGPPMLRARHMPFPITPKRARAWLSCMSEALEEAGIEEPIRGFLFERLTMTAHHMINTPDDEEAAPRKSIDPGRE, from the coding sequence ATGTTACAGCCCTTCGCCCCGGATCAAACGCCCTATGAGTTGATCGGCGGCGCCGAGACCGTTCAGCGTCTGGTGAACGCTTTTTATAAACGGGTCGGACAACACCCGGACTTAAAGCCCATTTTCCCGGAAGACCTCACCCCCGTGGCCAGGCGGCAGTATAAATTCCTCACGCAATTTTTCGGCGGTCCCCCCTTGTATTCTCAAGAATACGGCCCCCCCATGCTCCGGGCCCGTCACATGCCCTTTCCCATCACCCCAAAACGGGCCAGGGCGTGGTTGTCCTGCATGTCCGAAGCCCTGGAAGAGGCGGGGATTGAGGAACCCATACGGGGTTTTTTGTTTGAGCGCCTCACCATGACCGCCCACCACATGATCAACACCCCGGATGATGAAGAGGCGGCCCCCAGGAAGTCCATCGACCCCGGGCGGGAATAA
- a CDS encoding cytochrome c maturation protein CcmE, with translation MSTRTKAVAALIVVLAVIGGLIWVGVTRAASYYLTVDEAAAKGQSLIGRSLKVSGNIAPDSVQWNPDTLTLAFRIQGTDPSHTMPVVYHGVKPSDFSNGWPVVAEGKLGSDGVLHADQLLVKCPSKYEAQQPEQPGSTPPGSAGQHPAGIPAQ, from the coding sequence ATGTCCACCCGCACCAAAGCCGTGGCGGCATTGATCGTGGTTCTTGCGGTCATCGGGGGCCTGATCTGGGTCGGGGTGACCCGGGCGGCCAGTTACTACCTGACCGTGGATGAAGCGGCGGCAAAAGGTCAGTCACTGATCGGCCGTTCTCTCAAAGTGAGCGGCAACATCGCACCGGACAGCGTCCAGTGGAATCCGGATACCCTCACCTTGGCGTTCCGCATTCAAGGCACAGATCCGAGCCATACCATGCCCGTTGTGTATCACGGCGTAAAGCCTTCGGATTTCTCCAACGGTTGGCCCGTGGTGGCCGAGGGCAAACTGGGCTCTGACGGAGTCCTCCACGCCGATCAACTGTTGGTGAAATGTCCGTCCAAATATGAAGCGCAGCAGCCGGAACAGCCGGGGAGCACCCCTCCGGGATCCGCGGGGCAGCATCCGGCCGGCATCCCGGCGCAATGA
- the recJ gene encoding single-stranded-DNA-specific exonuclease RecJ: MKRWIAAPADPGAVATLEREGFSSFMARILAARNIRTGEEAKRFLNPRLEDLEDPVMMKGMVPALARIRKALENRESIAVYGDYDCDGVCATSILYLALRDLGARVQAYIPDRFQEGYGLHEEAIRELYARGVRLIITVDTGITALRQAETARSLGMDLIITDHHQPPPELPRALAVVNPKQPGCPYPDKNLCGAGIAFKMVHGLLGRVPEEFLDLAAIATVADLVPLMGENRILVHFGLKQLQNPRRPGVAALIKSAGLDGRPLTSGHLGFQLGPRLNAAGRLETANAAFRLLTTADPEEARKWAEQLETLNRARQQLCDEIAAAASEEIDRHPEWQTQPSLVLAGEGWNPGVIGIVASRMVEQHYRPTLVIALDGDTAKGSARSIPGFDLYSGLKEIADLFDRFGGHTMAAGFSLPAGRVEDLRRRFAEVAASRLTPEDLRPRIVCDAEIRLDQIDLRLAESMAALEPHGLGNPAPKLFVRSAPLLESRTLGASAAHLRLRIGSPEHPLTALAWRRGDDIRCLAQGVRAVHLVGRVQINEWNGAKTVQLELDDWRPAHKIPSVSQR; the protein is encoded by the coding sequence TTGAAACGATGGATCGCGGCCCCCGCCGACCCCGGCGCTGTCGCCACCTTAGAGCGGGAGGGCTTCTCTTCATTTATGGCGCGAATCCTCGCCGCGCGCAACATCCGAACCGGGGAGGAAGCCAAGCGGTTCCTGAACCCGCGCCTCGAAGACCTCGAAGACCCGGTGATGATGAAAGGAATGGTCCCGGCCCTGGCCCGCATCCGAAAGGCCCTCGAGAACCGGGAGTCCATCGCCGTGTACGGGGATTATGATTGCGACGGGGTCTGTGCGACTTCCATTCTGTACCTGGCACTCCGAGATCTCGGCGCCCGGGTACAGGCCTACATACCCGACCGATTTCAAGAAGGATACGGCCTTCATGAAGAAGCCATACGGGAGCTGTACGCCCGGGGAGTGCGGCTCATCATCACCGTGGACACGGGAATCACGGCCCTCCGCCAGGCGGAGACCGCCCGCAGCCTCGGGATGGACCTGATCATCACCGACCATCACCAACCGCCGCCGGAACTCCCCAGGGCCCTGGCGGTGGTCAACCCGAAGCAACCCGGGTGTCCGTACCCCGACAAAAACCTTTGCGGAGCGGGGATCGCGTTTAAAATGGTTCATGGTCTCCTCGGACGGGTTCCCGAGGAGTTCCTGGACCTCGCAGCCATCGCCACGGTGGCGGACCTGGTTCCACTCATGGGGGAAAATCGCATCCTCGTTCACTTTGGCCTCAAACAGTTACAAAATCCCCGCCGACCGGGGGTAGCTGCTCTGATAAAATCCGCGGGACTTGACGGGCGTCCTCTGACCTCCGGCCACCTCGGCTTTCAACTCGGCCCCCGGTTAAACGCAGCCGGGCGCCTGGAGACGGCGAACGCCGCGTTCCGGCTTCTCACCACCGCCGACCCCGAAGAAGCCCGGAAGTGGGCCGAGCAGTTGGAAACGCTTAATCGGGCACGGCAGCAGCTTTGCGACGAGATCGCCGCCGCCGCCTCGGAGGAAATCGACCGGCACCCGGAATGGCAGACACAGCCTTCCCTGGTCCTGGCCGGCGAAGGCTGGAACCCCGGCGTCATCGGGATCGTGGCTTCGAGAATGGTGGAACAACACTATCGCCCTACGCTCGTCATCGCCCTGGACGGGGATACGGCCAAAGGATCCGCCCGAAGCATTCCGGGGTTCGATCTCTACAGCGGTCTGAAAGAAATCGCCGACCTTTTTGATCGCTTTGGGGGCCACACCATGGCCGCCGGATTCTCCCTGCCCGCCGGGCGGGTGGAAGATTTGCGCCGCCGGTTTGCCGAAGTGGCCGCCTCCCGGCTCACCCCCGAAGACCTTCGCCCCCGGATTGTGTGCGACGCAGAGATCCGCCTGGACCAGATCGATCTCCGCCTGGCCGAGTCCATGGCCGCCCTGGAGCCCCACGGCCTCGGCAATCCGGCGCCCAAACTATTTGTCCGGTCCGCCCCCCTCCTCGAGTCCCGAACCCTGGGAGCCTCGGCGGCCCATCTGAGACTCCGGATCGGCAGCCCCGAACACCCCCTGACGGCCTTGGCCTGGCGTAGGGGGGACGATATTCGCTGTTTGGCCCAGGGCGTCCGGGCTGTCCACCTGGTGGGCCGGGTGCAGATCAACGAATGGAACGGCGCGAAAACGGTGCAACTGGAATTGGACGACTGGCGCCCGGCGCATAAAATCCCCAGCGTCTCCCAACGCTAA
- a CDS encoding HAD family hydrolase yields the protein MKLLIWDIDGTLTYTPGVGRRAMEVAFEEKFGIRDALEGIDMAGGLDVEIVRQAFERHGLPEERRGEYFAHYVQVLDRMLAAPHPGGPTPGIVEALDTLSGRQDVVQVLGTGNIEAGAWIKLRRHGLDGYFRTGGFGDEPVPRWKVIQAAIDRARDHHGLGSLPADDIYVIGDTPRDIEAGRHLGVQTVSVATGPFTAEQLAAHRPDHLLPSFEAPWKQVFFG from the coding sequence GTGAAACTTTTGATCTGGGATATCGATGGGACCTTAACCTACACCCCGGGGGTGGGACGCAGGGCCATGGAGGTGGCTTTCGAAGAAAAATTTGGCATCCGGGACGCCTTGGAGGGAATCGACATGGCCGGTGGACTGGATGTGGAGATCGTCCGGCAGGCCTTTGAGCGCCACGGGCTCCCCGAAGAGCGGAGAGGGGAGTATTTTGCCCATTATGTGCAGGTGCTGGACCGGATGTTGGCCGCCCCCCACCCCGGGGGGCCGACGCCGGGAATCGTCGAAGCGCTGGATACCCTCTCGGGGCGCCAGGATGTGGTGCAAGTCTTGGGCACGGGCAATATCGAAGCCGGGGCCTGGATTAAACTGAGGCGGCACGGACTGGACGGATATTTTCGCACCGGGGGGTTCGGAGATGAGCCGGTGCCCAGGTGGAAGGTCATCCAGGCGGCCATCGACCGCGCCCGGGATCACCACGGTCTGGGCAGCTTGCCTGCGGACGACATCTACGTCATCGGCGACACGCCCCGGGACATTGAGGCCGGGCGTCACCTCGGCGTGCAGACCGTTTCGGTGGCCACCGGCCCCTTCACGGCGGAGCAGCTGGCGGCTCATCGGCCGGATCACTTGTTGCCCAGTTTTGAAGCACCGTGGAAACAGGTCTTTTTTGGATGA